GCGGGGAGCTCAGCCGAGCCCTGTTCCTGCACTGCTCCCCACCATCCTGCCTCCTCTCATACTCTGTCCTGGTCTCGTTCAGCCTTGCCAACCTGGTGACCCTGGAGCTCCGGGAGAATCTGCTCAAGTCCCTGCCTGCGTGAGTGGGCTTGCCCCTGTCAGCAGCTGGCCCCAGGGACCATGGGCCATGTGGCCACAACAGACCTTGCTCTGTTTCCTCTGCAGGTCCCTGTCTTTCCTGGTCAAGCTGGAACAGCTGGATTTGGGAGGCAACGATCTGGAAGTGCTGGTGTGGAGAGGGTGGGGCTGTTGTGGGTGGGGCGGGGCCAGGCAGGGCGAGTGAGCCTTGGCCACCACCTGGTCCCCACCTCTTTTTGCAGCCTGACACCCTGGGGGCCCTGCCCAACCTGAGGGAGCTGTGGCTGGACCGGAACCAGCTATCTACCCTGCCCCCGGTGAGTGAGGGTGTGGCTGCCACCCCGCCTTGGGCCTGTCCCTCCCCCTGACCCTCTGCACCCACCCCCAGGAGCTCGGGAATCTGCGGCGCCTGGTGTGCCTGGACGTGTCTGAGAACCGGCTGGAGGAGCTGCCTGCGGAGCTCGGGGGGCTGGTGCTGCTCACTGACCTGTTGCTTTCCCAGAATCTGCTGCAGCGGCTTCCGGACGGCATCGGTCAGTGCTGGGAGGGGCGTGGCTAGTGTGAACCTGGGCCAAGCGGGGTCCTAGGGTAAGGATCCCTGGCTCTGCTGGGTTCTGGGACCTGTCCCTGAGGAGGGGATGCGTTGAGCCACAGTGGCACAACTTGTGCTCACACCTGGGGAGCTAAGGCAGTGCACGGTGGCAAGTGCGGGTGGTGAGCTCGTGAGGGCACGATGAGGGACCGGGGACCTGGGAGCCACTAGGCGTGCTCAGGTTGGTAGCAGGGTGGGGCAGTGAGCGCGTGTCTGGAGGGAGGCTGAGGTCTCAGCGGTCTCACAGTGCGGGAGGTAGGAGTCCTTGCCCCAGCGCAAGCTGCTTCAGTCTCGTGAGTGTCCATGCTCCCAGCCCTACTGAGCCTGTTGCTGCATCTTCCCAACGCCAGGTCAGCTGAAGCAGTTGTCCATCTTGAAGGTGGACCAGAATCGCTTGTGCGAGGTGACAGAAGCCATCGGGGACTGTGAGAACCTGTCGGAGCTGATCCTCACAGAGAACCTGCTGACGGTGGGGCCGGTTTCAGAGTTAGTGTGGGAGGCAGGGAGAATGGGGGAACACCTGGAGGCGTGCAGAGTGGTGGGAGCCAGATATCTGCTTCGTCTGGGCCAGAGCAAGGGCAGAGACGGCACCCTCGGGCTCCTGCTGGTCTCTGATCCTCACTCCTCCCCGCCAGGCCCTGCCCCACTCCTTGGGGAAACTGACCAAGCTGACCAACCTCAACGTGGACCGGAACCACCTAGAGGTACTGCCACCTGAGATTGGGGGTTGCGTGGCACTCAGCGTCCTCTCTTTGAGGGACAACCGCCTGGCCGTCCTGCCACCAGAGCTCGCCCACACAGCTGAGCTACACGTGCTGGATGTGGCGGGCAACCGGTGAGTGCTGCCCCCATCCAGCGGCGCGGGGCCTGGCTCTCCCAGAGCTGaccttgcccccacccccaggctgcaGAGTCTGCCATTCGCACTCACGCACCTCAACCTGAAGGCCTTGTGGCTAGCAGAGAACCAGGCGCAGCCCATGCTTCGGTTCCAGACTGAGGATGATGCCCAGACAGGCGAGAAGGTGCTCACCTGCTACCTGCTGCCTCAGCAGCCGCTGCCCAGCCTTGGTAGGtcgctgggggcggggcctggggcggggcggggcctggggcggggcggggttcCCCCTGACAGACGCTTCCACAGAGGACCCTGGGCTGCGGAGCAGCCCTTCGGAAAGCTGGGGTGACGCCCCGCTCAGCCGTGTCAGCGTCATCCAGTTCCTGGAGGCCCCTGTGGGTGACGACGACCCGGAGGAAGCCGCTGCTGAGAAACGGGTATGGCGGGGTGGGGTCCCCGGGGGCTCCCGCCTCCCTGCCCCCGCCTGACCCCTGCCCCACCTGCCCCTCACCCCTGTGCCCACTGCAGGGTCTGCAGCGTCGGGCTACGCCACACCCCAGCGAGCTCAAGGTGATGAAGAGGGGTGTGGAGCGCCGGAGCGAAGCCACCTCCTGCAGGCCTGACCCTGTGCCACCCTCACCCTCCGAGGAGGTGCTTGTGGGGCCCCGCAGGCCACGGGAGGGATAGCTGCCCGCCTTACAGGCCTTCCCGCGGGAGCCCCAGGCTGGGTGCAGGGCTCCCAGCCGGCATGGGCATGGGGAACCCACCAGGAGAGGAGCCAGGCTGTGGTGCTGGTTGGGAAGCTCAGGGCCAAGTGTGCGCGCCTTCCGCAGAGCAGGCCACCTCTACCCAGGGCCGCTGGGCAGACACAAGAGCCATTTGGCATGGACGTGGGGCAGCTGCCTGTGAGGAGCCAGGAGCGGCTGGAGAAATGGGCCTGTGGGCTGGCTCGTCTCAAGGGTACCCACACTGTCAGCTTCCGTGAGGGGGGCTGTTCAGAGTCAGGCAGGCCCAGCTCTGCTCACTCAGGGCCCCTGGGTATAGCAGGGTGGCTGATGCCTGGGGACACGTGGTGGGACCTGTGTCTGCAATGCACAGCCACCCACGGGAAGCTGCCCTCGCTGGTCCGGGAGGCATGCTCATGCTGGTTGGGGCGCCTGCCTATCCTCGAGCTGGTGTTCGCTCGGGGGACTGGTCAGCTCCTGCCCTTGTGATTTTTTTGGAATGAGCCGTGAGGGTTCAAACCACAGAAGGGTGGTTTTGTGTATCCGCAGCTGTTGGAGCTGGAAGTGCGGCTTCCCTAGGGGTGGGACAGCAGGCACCCCAGAGGATGAGCACAGACTTCCTGCAGGATGGGGGCAGCTAGGAGGGGAAACTCCCGAGGCTCTGTGGTCAGGCAACAGGGAGCCCTGGGGTgcatcctgcaatgtgggatcctCCAGGGGCAGCCCAACCCATTGCCTTCCCTTGCCGCAGGAGAAGAGGCTGAGCATTGAGTCTGGCCTGAGTGCAGACTCGCACCTGTCTGCCGGCACAGCCTCCCAGGGCGAGCCTGAGGGCCCGCTGGCTGAGGAGGAGGGGCTGAGCCAGCAGGAACCCATGCCAGCCACCCAGGAGGAGGTCATGGAGGAGACCTACGAGGAGGTGAGACTGGCCTTGGGGGCCGCTTGCTCAGGGGCGGGCCTGCCAgctcccaccccttctcctttccaAGCAGGTGTGCAGGCAGGACCAGATAGTTCTTTCAGGTGGGCCCCCAGTTGCACTCTTCCCTGTGTGGGGCCCAGCAGGAGTCAGGCTGCCCCAGGCCGGGGCGAGGGCTTGGGGAGGAGGGTCTGTACCTCAAGGCCGGCTCCAGCCTGGGCCCTGCCCGCCCATGCCCGTCACTACAGCACGTTCCCCTCTGGCACGCTCCCCTCTGGAACGCTCCCGGGCACCAGGGCCTTCCTCGCGGTCCTGCTGGGGCCCTGCCTTGGGGCTGctgagagcctggtgggcagagCCTCCCAGCCCCCAAGCCTGCTCTCCCCGCTGACTGCTCTGTGCCCCTCGCTGGCTCGTCACTTGTCCCTGTTCTTTGGGCAGCGGACCTTCTCAGCGCCTGTCTGCTACCTTAGCCCTGTGCTCGGGGGTGGGCCAGCCTAGTCCTCACGCTCAGCTCTCACAGCCCACTGTGCGCTTCGCGGAGGACACGCTGCTCCTGCCCAGGGAGGATGGCGAGAGTGAGGAGGGCCAGCCAGAGGCGCCCTGGCCCCTGCCAGGGGGCAGACAGAGGCTCATCCGCAAAGACACGCCCCACTACAAGAAGCACTTCAAGATCTCCAAGCTGCCCCAGCCTGAGGCCGTGgtggccctcctgcaggggacacCGCCAGACAGTGAGGGCccggtgggggctgggggctggcacAACGGCCCGCACATGTCCTGGGCTCCGAgagcagaggaagaggaggaaggcgaggctgaggaggaagaggacggggcggcggcagcggcagaggaggagaaggcggcCGCCTCTGCACCCTCTGTCAAGGTGGGTCTGGCCCCACACGCCAGCCTGAACCCGGCTGGCCAGGCCCCCTGGTCCACACCGCTGTGGGTCCCAGGCGACTCGAGGCAACTGGCACGGGAGGTGCCTGTCCCCAGCTTCTTACTCTCCTCTGCAGGCTGGGTGCTGACTCAGTTGCGAGCTCCGTGCTGGCCCTGTAGCCCCATCCCAAGCCCCTGGCAGTCCCCCCTTCTACCCAGGCCCCTCTGCCTGCCCTGGTCTCTGGAGGGCTGGCTCTCACGGGTCCCTGTCTTCTCCATGGGATGCTGTGCCCCGCAGCAGCCCCGCATCTGACATGTCTGTGGTTCTGCGCTGAGCACAGACAGCCTAGTTCTGTGGCGGCTGAGAGGGCCTGGGCGGTCAGAGCTGGCACAGCCAGGCCTAGGCCCACCTGGCACCAGCCCAGCCTGCCCATTTGGCAGGTCggcagcagcagccaggcctccAGATCGGAGGGGACCCCCTGCCTGGGGGCAGCACCAGACCCAGGCAGGAAGGGCGCTCAGTCTGTGGGAGCTTGGTgtggtcttctctctctctctcttgctcgtGGCGGGGCCGGGCAAGGAGGTGGCGGGGCCGGGCGGCAGCTGACCTGCATGTCCTTGCTGGTCCTGTCCTAACAGGGGGTGTCGTTTGACCAGGCCAATAACCTGCTGATAGAGCCCGCTCGCATTGAGGAGGAAGAGGTCTGTACCCGCTTGCCACTGCACTCTTGCCCCGGGCTTTGCGGGCCTTGCTCTCGGGTTGCGGGCTCTCCGTCTCGTTCCCACTGCTGCTCAGGCCTCCTCCCCAAACTCAGAGCCAGGGCCTGGGGCTCCTGCTAGACCCACAGCGCGCCGGCCTCCAGGCAGGGGTGGCCGATCTTGGAGGAGGTGCAGGGTGTGCCCCCTCTCCTGCAGCACTCTGGCCCTGCAAGGCCCCTGTCACCCACAGGTCAGCGCTCCCTCTGGCTGCGCTCCCTGGAGCCCGGCAACCCCACCTGCTCAGCTCCTCTGTGGCCCTAGCCGGCCCTGGGAGAGGTTGCTGGTGGCCAGAGGGGACCAGGCCCCGGCCCCTCAGCCCTCCCTGGACACGGCGCATCTGTTCTATTTGCAGCTGACGCTCACCATTGTGCGGCAGACGGGGGGCCTGGGCATCAGCATTGCGGGTGGCAAGGGCTCCACACCCTATAAGGGGGATGACGAGGTGAGGAGCTGCCCCCACCCTGTGCTGCCCGCGGGGTCCCTGCTCCTCCAGCACATGAGGTCCTGGAGGCCGGGGTTGCTGGGGGCAGGGTCATAGAGGACGATCAGGGCCACCGGTCTGCCTGCTGTCTCCTTCAGCCTCACCTCCCTTTCACCGGCGCCTCTTGCGCTGTGTGCAGCTTGAACTTCCCGGGACTAACCTGCACCCTCACTCCCTGATGCCCGGGACCTCACAGCAGCCCACACCTAGGCAGTTTGACCACTGCAGGCCCACTTCTGCCTTTCCTGCGCCCTGGGGTGTCTTTGCAGCCCTGACTGGGGGGCTTCTGAGCCTCGCACAGCTGCTGGGGGCCCCTCTCCACAAGGGCAGGGTGGAGGCCCCTCTAGGCATCCACTGACGTTCTTGGCCTATCTCTGTCCTGCAGGGCATTTTCATTTCCCGGGTGTCTGAGGAGGGCCCTGCAGCTCGGGCTGGGGTCCGAGTAGGAGACAAGCTCCTTGAGGTGAGCCCCCCGGCCACCGTGTAAAGTGCACACCCTTGGGACCTCTCAGTCCCACTTTTGGTGCTGGGCTGCCTCCCTTCCAGGAAGGGGGCACCCAGCTCCTCCTGAGAGCCCCAAGCATGGGACCCCTACGAGGCATGGAGCTCATAAGCTAGAGCTCTGGGTAGACCGGAGGTCAGCCCAAGGCAGAAATTCGTGTCTGGGCAGGAGGCCTCTGGGATGGGGCTCTGGCCATGTCAGGGAGCGTTGGAGGCCACGTGCCTGTGGTCTTAGGTGTCAGAGGGGTCAGAGGGCCGTGTGCCCTTCCCTGGGGGACCAGGGCAGGAGGAAGCGACCCTGCACTCACTCGACAGAGGGGCTGCTGTGTCCCAGCAGCTCAGAGAGCCCGGGGCAGGGTCAGACCCGCAGAACCCCCGGCATCCTCCCCAGGACTGCTCAGATAAGGAGCAGGTGTGTGGGGCAGGGGCGCCAGGACTGGGCGCTGTGGACTAGTAGGGGCGTCGCCTGCTTCCTCGACAGTGGGCCTCCTAGGCCTGCATTGCCCAGATAGGTAGCTGGTACCCACAGGGAGGCGGGTAGCAGGCCCTGGCACGCTGCGGCTTGTTTCCCTCGGCCGGCCCACCTGTGGAGGGTGCGCTGACGAGTCCCGTGTGGCAGGTGAACGGCGTGGCCCTGCAGGACGCAGAGCACCAGCAGGCTGTGGAGGCGCTGCGTGGGGCGGGCGCCACCGTGCACATGCGGCTGTGGCGGGAGCGCATGGTGGAGCCTGAGAACGCGGTCACCGTCACGGCCCTGCGGCCCGAGGACGACTACAGCCCGCGGGAGCGGCGAGGGGGCAGCCTGCGCCTGCCCCTGCTCCCACCCGAGCCCCCCAGGCCCCCCCGCCAGCGCCACGTGGCCTGCCTCGTGCGCAGCGAGAAGGGGCTGGGCTTCAGCATCGCAGGCGGGAAAGGCTCCACGCCCTACCGGGCCGGCGACGGGGTGAGACTGGGCCAGGGGGCAGAGCGGGGCAGGGGGCAAGCCTGGTCAGCCTGCAGATACCCACTAGCCATCCCCCGCTGCAGGGCATCTTCATCTCCCGCATCGCTGAGGGGGGCGCCGCCCACCGGGCAGGCACCCTGCAGGTCGGCGACCGCGTCCTTTCTGTGAGTGCGGCGGTGGGCCTGCCCAGCACCTGTGCACCCCTCTCCCTGGGGCCGTCTGACTGGCCGCGCTCTTGCAGATCAACGGGGTGGACATGACCGAGGCCAGGCACGACCATGCCGTCTCCCTGCTGACCGCCGCCTCGCCCACCATCGCGCTGTTGCTGGAGCGGGAGGCTGGGGCGCCCCGAGCCCCGAGCCCTCCGccccactcctccccaccccgccctgctgcccctgctgccccaggggAGCCCGGGCCTCTGAGGCTGTCCCCTGGTTTGCTGGCCGCTGCCCTGGAGGGGCCGTACCCAGTGGAGGTGAGACCACAGCCCTGACCCTGCCCACCAGCCAGCCCCCTTCTCCACAGCCGCACAGCTCTAGGTATGGGGTGTTGGCCCCACTGATGGGAGAACAAGGGCCTTTGCCCTGTCCTCTCAGGCTCCAGGACACAGGGCATCATTCTGTAGGGGCTTCCTCCCCCTGCAGTCCTCTTTGCACCCTCACAGGGCCTCCCTGTGGTGGAGCTCCCTGGTCTCACACACCTGCTGGTCTTGGGAAGGCTCCCTCTAATGTTCAGCTTGTTCCAGCCACCCTTCCTGTTCCTCTGTGTTCCCAGGAGATCTGTCTGCCCAGAGCGGGGGGCCCCTTGGGGCTCAGCATCGTTGGGGGCTCCGACCACTCCAGCCACCCATTCGGTGTCCAGGAGCCTGGCGTGTTCATTTCTAAGGTAGAGCAGACCCTGCGGGCGTCTCAGGGTGCAGGGTGGCCCAGCCCGCTGCCCACGGCACACGGCCCTCCCCCCACAGGTGCTCCCGCGGGGCCTGGCTGCACGCAGCGGCCTGCGGGTCGGGGACCGCATCCTGGCAGTGAATGGGCAGGATGTGCGGGAGGCCACGCACCAGGAAGCGGTCAGCGCCCTGCTCCGGCCCTGCCTGGAGCTGGTACTGCTCGTGCGGAGGGACCCGCCGCCCCCGGGCATGCGGGAACTCTGCATCCAGAAGGCCCCCGGGGAGAGGCTGGGCATCAGCATCCGTGGGGGCGCCAAGGGCCATGCCGGAAACCCCTGCGACCCCACCGATGAGGGCATTTTCATCTCCAAGGTGAGCTCCTGCTCACCTGCCCGCCCCATGGGCTTCTCGGGCAGGGAGGGGCCCAGCTCCGGGGCTGGTCCTGAGCGCGGTGGTCTCCCCACAGGTGAGCCCCACAGGAGCAGCTGGGCGAGACGGCCGTCTGCGGGTGGGGCTGCGGCTGCTGGAGGTGAATCAGCAGAGCCTGCTGGGCCTGACACACGGCGAGGCCGTGCAACTGCTGCGCAGCGTGGGCGACACCCTGACTGTGCTGGTCTGCGACGGTTTCGACACCAACACTGCCACCCCCGAGGTCAGTGTTCCCTGGCTGGTGCTCAGCCACAGGGACTGGGTTCTGCCCCCAGTGTGGCCGGGATGCTCCTGGTCCGTTGGGGCCAGGGCGCGCTTGGCCGTTGCGAGTCAGACCTGGGGGAGCCGTGCGCTGCGGGTGCCAGGCCCTCGTCTCGGCCTCGCTCACGGCCCTGATGGGACAGAGTGTGTGTACAGAAGACCTGGTTGCGTTTTCAAAGAAAAGGTTGAACCAGGCGAGCAGCATTTGTGCCCTGGGGCTGCCAGGCCAGGGCAGGACAGCCCAGAGCAGGACACAGCCCACCTGCAAACCCCCAGGGCCTGCCACGCTGGCCTGGCGCCGGCCTGCTTTCTGTTTCTAGCAAGCCCCTTAGGGAGCTCAGGGCCCGGACCCATGTCCCCGCGCAGTCACCTGGGCGGGCCTGTGGGGACCCAGCGGTTCTCCGTTGCAGCTCCTGGAGGAAGTGTCGGCTGCCAGGCCCGGGACTGGGCTGCAGAGGCCTGGTGTCCAGCCCAACCTGTGTCCTGCACCAGCCTGGCCGTGCCGTCTCAGGGGTCCCTGCTGTCTTGTGCTGTCGCTGCCCCCGGGCTCCCAGCATCAGCCGAGGGGGGCTGCTTCTCCTGCAGCACCCCCCACCCACCGCCTCCGGGAGCTCGTTCCCCGCGGCAGCTGCCAGCTGAGGGCCTCCTTGCTGGGGATGGGGCTGCAGTGGGTCTCTGGGACAGCAGCCTCCTGCCCCTGTCCCTGCACTGCCGAGGCGGGGCCCCCCTTCTTCTGTGTGTCATCTCCTGAACTGGGAAGGATGGTGCGTTTGTCCTTGTTTCTCCTGCCTGAGCACTGGACTGGGACCCCACTCCCTGGGTTCTGGGGCCCCCTGTGTTGGCCTCTGTGCCCTCATCCCTGTGTGCCTGTAGGAACCCTAACCTGTCGTTTCTGGTGAGGAACCTTGCTCAGGTTTTCCAAAGAAGGCTGTGTCTTCTGCTTTCTCATTTAAAGTTTGACCTTACATGTTTCGGTCAGTACATGTACTTATTTTTAAGGTTTCAGTACAAAGAGAGCAAATACACGCCAGGGCGAAGAGCAGAGCAGGTGTCTCCCGCACTTTATGGAGGCCTCCCTGGACTCTTCTGACTGTCTGGCCACCTCTCCCTGGGTTGCTGTGTTTCCAACCAGAGTGCTCAGAGCCCGTCTTGATGCTTTTGGGGGGGCTTCTGCAGGACAGCACCCTGGATGAAGGGGTGTTGGGCCCGAGGCCGCAGGCTTGCCCCGCCCCTGCCCAGCCTCAGGCTGCACCAGCTTGTCTCCGTGGACCTGGTGTCCTTTGACGTGTGACTCAACGTAACTTGCAGTTTGTCTTTTGCGTTGTAAGCTTCTGTTTTTTGTTGCGTAGGGCATGAGTGGGTTTTGTGTTTTGCTCCTTCACAACGGCCTCTCTGGGGTTATAGAAACGTTGAGACTGAGAGTGACATCTTCTACCCTTTTTCATAATGTCTGGATTGATTATGAAAACCCTCTCTGGGGCAAGATTGTCAAAGCTATTTTTTAGAAAACAGAGCACTACAATCCACT
This genomic interval from Dama dama isolate Ldn47 chromosome 21, ASM3311817v1, whole genome shotgun sequence contains the following:
- the SCRIB gene encoding protein scribble homolog isoform X2 — its product is MLKCIPLWRCNRHVESVDKRHCSLQAVPEEIYRYSRSLEELLLDANQLRELPKPFFRLLNLRKLGLSDNEIQRLPPEVANFMQLVELDVSRNDIPEIPESIKFCKALEIADFSGNPLSRLPEGFTQLRSLAHLALNDVSLQALPGDVGNLANLVTLELRENLLKSLPASLSFLVKLEQLDLGGNDLEVLPDTLGALPNLRELWLDRNQLSTLPPELGNLRRLVCLDVSENRLEELPAELGGLVLLTDLLLSQNLLQRLPDGIGQLKQLSILKVDQNRLCEVTEAIGDCENLSELILTENLLTALPHSLGKLTKLTNLNVDRNHLEVLPPEIGGCVALSVLSLRDNRLAVLPPELAHTAELHVLDVAGNRLQSLPFALTHLNLKALWLAENQAQPMLRFQTEDDAQTGEKVLTCYLLPQQPLPSLEDPGLRSSPSESWGDAPLSRVSVIQFLEAPVGDDDPEEAAAEKRGLQRRATPHPSELKVMKRGVERRSEATSCRPDPVPPSPSEEEKRLSIESGLSADSHLSAGTASQGEPEGPLAEEEGLSQQEPMPATQEEVMEETYEEPTVRFAEDTLLLPREDGESEEGQPEAPWPLPGGRQRLIRKDTPHYKKHFKISKLPQPEAVVALLQGTPPDSEGPVGAGGWHNGPHMSWAPRAEEEEEGEAEEEEDGAAAAAEEEKAAASAPSVKGVSFDQANNLLIEPARIEEEELTLTIVRQTGGLGISIAGGKGSTPYKGDDEGIFISRVSEEGPAARAGVRVGDKLLEVNGVALQDAEHQQAVEALRGAGATVHMRLWRERMVEPENAVTVTALRPEDDYSPRERRGGSLRLPLLPPEPPRPPRQRHVACLVRSEKGLGFSIAGGKGSTPYRAGDGGIFISRIAEGGAAHRAGTLQVGDRVLSINGVDMTEARHDHAVSLLTAASPTIALLLEREAGAPRAPSPPPHSSPPRPAAPAAPGEPGPLRLSPGLLAAALEGPYPVEEICLPRAGGPLGLSIVGGSDHSSHPFGVQEPGVFISKVLPRGLAARSGLRVGDRILAVNGQDVREATHQEAVSALLRPCLELVLLVRRDPPPPGMRELCIQKAPGERLGISIRGGAKGHAGNPCDPTDEGIFISKVSPTGAAGRDGRLRVGLRLLEVNQQSLLGLTHGEAVQLLRSVGDTLTVLVCDGFDTNTATPEVSPGVIANPFAAGLGRRNSLESISSIDRELSPEGPGKEKELPGQIPLWGPEATVLPGSGEMAEVPCSPGHQQPPSPPSPAELPANVKQAYRTFAAVPGLHPPLDTPAQPPMPGPTASPEQLSFRERQKYFELEMRVPQAEGPPKRVSLVGADDLRKMQEEEARKLQQKRAQMLREAAADTVRPEADAPEDEEPEEEPPWAGQGPAAEGLGPASPPPQGGGAPVRTAKAERRHQERLRVQSPELPAPERALSPAERRALEAEKRALWRAARMKSLEQDALRAQMVLSKSQEGRSKRGPLERLAEAPSPAPTPSPTPLEDLGPQTGTSPGRLSPDFTEELRSLEPPPSPGLPEEDGEVAMVLLGRPSPGSAGPEEVALCSSRRAMRPGRRGLGPVPS